The following proteins come from a genomic window of Andrena cerasifolii isolate SP2316 chromosome 6, iyAndCera1_principal, whole genome shotgun sequence:
- the Hdac4 gene encoding histone deacetylase 4 isoform X6 produces MREDVGYRSVDIASAFTHLPQKEMARDTPGSPMSRPRDLIGGVGGAAAALTSSAYHAASSDPNALHGHALQQKILELQQHHQLQQQILRQQYQAQERQLAELHEQQMHQLKLWEQHKQLEEQRREKERLEALRKKDKHDHSAIASTEVKQRLQSFLVNKKQREAAAAANGAVPGTPGYRSWLQQQSESAGTANASHPYRMPQVLQEKFADDFPLRKTASEPNLLKVRLKQRVERNMAASRNSPLMARRKDRLLSHLKRKSQLANPSSNPESGPNSPPTVNNSQTSPTAGSNAAAIQEETENTGYGSGLTSGSQQGSLSDLSLFSSPSMPNISLGRPHVPSGTGTTGTKLATVSEAEVRAAFTARLGMPLTGQMLPGTLPFYPSLTVIEGESPTAGYVHKQMQNLDHPSLTNRQQHPASMYHGASAATATPITDTQVAHARLQKAGHRPLGSRTQSAPLPLGHPMLQGGIISPQTHYEEYLAEKQLHDQQQAHNYLKQQIRQTVLTRVGSRGQANQLDEAPESEESEVIDLTGGKKDLPEESEISKQQRDREQFLQQQRDLMMRHTLQMSNESSTAYNSGTGSRSSQPCARPLSRALSSPLVHLGPQAAGAGDMFARSSSHRPTTGLAYDPLMLKHACVCGETVRGHPEHGGRLQSVWARLSETGLLQRCDRIRSRKATLEEIQTCHSEAHALLFGTNPMNRQKLDVSKLSQLPIKSFVRLPCGGVGVDSDTTWNELNTAPAARMAVGCVVDLALKTAMGDIKNGFAVVRPPGHHAETNQAMGFCFFNSVAIAARLLQQKLDVRKILILDWDVHHGNGTQQMFYDDPRVLYLSIHRHDEGNFFPGTGGPTECGAGEGLGYNVNIAWSGGLNPPMGDAEYLAAFRTIVMPIAKAFDPSIILVSAGFDAAVGHSPPLGGYKVSPACFGKMTQQLLSLADGKVVLALEGGYDLAAICDSAQECVRALLADEPSQLREEELTRTPCQNAIETLQKTIAIQMSHWPCVKLNAHTVAMSAIEAGQKERDESDTVSAMASLSMQQPTNLTTTPEHSREVSEEPMEQDDAK; encoded by the exons ATGCgag AAGACGTGGGCTACAGAAGCGTCGACATCGCGTCCGCGTTTACGCATCTACCACAGAAAG AAATGGCCAGAGACACGCCGGGTTCGCCAATGTCTAGACCGAGGGACTTGATCGGCGGAGTTGGCGGTGCTGCGGCCGCTTTGACGTCCAGCGCGTATCATGCTGCTTCCAGCGATCCGAATGCCCTTCACGGTCACGCATTGCAGCAAAAGATACTGGAG TTGCAACAGCATCATCAGCTTCAGCAACAGATTCTGCGGCAACAGTATCAAGCGCAAGAACGGCAGCTGGCCGAGCTACACGAGCAGCAGATGCATCAGCTAAAG CTCTGGGAGCAACACAAGCAACTGGAGGAACagaggagggagaaagagagactgGAAGCTCTTAGGAAGAAGGACAAGCACGATCACAGCGCGATCGCCTCGACGGAAGTGAAGCAACGGCTTCAG AGTTTCCTCGTGAACAAGAAACAGAGGGAGGCTGCGGCTGCGGCAAATGGAGCCGTACCCGGTACACCTGGATACAGAAGCTG GTTACAACAGCAATCGGAATCGGCTGGCACCGCGAACGCTTCGCATCCCTACCGTATGCCGCAGGTGCTCCAGGAAAAGTTTGCCGATGACTTTCCCCTTCGAAAAACAG CCTCGGAGCCGAACCTGCTCAAGGTGCGACTAAAGCAACGCGTGGAGAGGAACATGGCCGCGTCGAGAAACTCACCCCTGATGGCACGTCGGAAGGATCGCCTGCTGTCGCACCTCAAGCGGAAGTCACAGCTAGCAA ATCCCAGCAGCAACCCGGAATCTGGGCCTAATTCCCCACCGACAGTGAACAATTCTCAAACGAGTCCCACGGCCGGAAGCAACGCGGCAGCGATTCAAGAA GAAACAGAGAACACCGGGTACGGTAGCGGGCTAACAAGTGGCAGCCAGCAGGGCAGTCTTTCGGATCTCTCGCTGTTCAGTTCCCCGTCCATGCCGAACATCTCGTTAGGCAGACCTCACGTACCATCCGGCACTGGCACG ACCGGCACAAAGTTGGCGACCGTGTCAGAGGCGGAAGTGCGGGCGGCGTTCACGGCGCGACTAGGAATGCCGCTCACCGGCCAGATGCTGCCCGGTACACTGCCGTTCTACCCGTCGTTGACGGTGATCGAGGGGGAATCACCGACCGCCGGTTACGTTCACAAACAGATGCAAAATTTGGATCATCCCTCGTTAACCAACAGGCAACAACATCCGGCCTCGATGTACCATGGCGCCTCGGCAGCAACAGCGACGCCCATCACGGACACGCAAGTAGCTCACGCGAGGCTGCAAAAGGCTGGTCACCGGCCTTTAGGTA GTAGGACTCAGTCCGCCCCGTTGCCGTTGGGTCATCCAATGTTGCAGGGCGGAATCATCAGCCCGCAGACGCATTACGAAGAGTACCTGGCGGAGAAGCAGCTGCACGATCAACAGCAAGCGCACAATTACCTGAAACAACAGATTCGGCAAACCGTGTTGACGCGAGTCGGGTCCCGGGGTCAGGCGAACCAGCTGGACGAAGCGCCGGAGAGCGAAGAGTCCGAGGTTATAGATCTGACGGGTGGGAAAAAGGATTTGCCCGAAGAGAGTGAGATCTCGAAGCAACAACGGGACCGCGAACAATTCCTTCAACAGCAGAGAGACCTGATGATGCGACACACGTTGCAAATGTCCAACGAGTCGTCGACGGCCTACAACAGCGGGACTGGTAGTAGGAGCAGTCAGCCGTGCGCGAGGCCATTGTCCAGGGCGCTCTCCAGTCCCTTGGTTCACTTGG GTCCTCAGGCTGCTGGCGCTGGTGACATGTTCGCGCGATCATCTTCCCACCGACCCACCACGGGCTTGGCCTACGATCCGTTGATGCTGAAACACGCCTGCGTCTGCGGCGAGACGGTCCGTGGCCACCCCGAGCACGGAGGCAGGTTGCAAAGCGTCTGGGCTCGACTCTCGGAGACGGGATTGTTGCAGAGGTGCGATCGCATACGATCGCGCAAGGCAACGCTCGAAGAGATTCAGACGTGTCACAGCGAAGCGCACGCACTTCTCTTCG GGACGAATCCGATGAACCGACAAAAGTTGGACGTGTCGAAGCTCTCTCAACTACCCATCAAGAGTTTCGTTCGACTTCCCTGCGGCGGAGTGGGCGTCGATTCCGACACGACGTGGAACGAACTGAATACCGCGCCGGCTGCTAGAATGGCTGTCGGCTGCGTCGTCGATCTGGCTCTTAAAACCGCCATGGGCGACATTAAAAATGGGTTCGCCGTCGTACGACCGCCGGGGCATCACGCGGAAACCAATCAAGCCATGGGTTTCTGTTTCTTCAACTCGGTTGCGATCGCTGCGCGATTGCTCCAGCAGAAGCTCGACGTTCGGAAAATCTTGATCTTGGATTGG GACGTCCACCATGGGAACGGAACGCAGCAGATGTTTTACGACGATCCACGGGTGCTATATCTGTCGATACACAGGCACGACGAAGGTAACTTTTTTCCAGGAACCGGCGGCCCGACCGAGTGCGGTGCTGGCGAGGGCCTCGGCTATAACGTCAATATAGCCTGGTCCGGCGGATTGAATCCGCCAATGGGAGACGCCGAGTATCTCGCGGCATTTCGTACGATCGTCATGCCGATCGCCAAGGCGTTCGACCCGAGCATCATTCTGGTTTCGGCGGGTTTCGACGCCGCGGTTGGCCATTCGCCGCCCCTCGGTGGTTACAAGGTCAGCCCGGCTTGCTTCGGAAAGATGACGCAGCAATTACTAAGCCTCGCGGACGGCAAGGTCGTGCTCGCTCTCGAGGGCGGCTACGACCTGGCCGCGATCTGCGATTCCGCGCAAGAATGTGTCCGCGCTCTACTCGCTGACGAGCCCAGCCAACTTCGAGAGGAGGAACTCACTAGGACTCCCTGTCAAAACGCCATCGAAACATTACAAAAGACTATCGCCATTCAG ATGTCTCACTGGCCTTGCGTCAAACTAAATGCTCATACAGTGGCGATGAGTGCGATCGAAGCTGGTCAAAAGGAGCGCGACGAGTCGGATACGGTCTCCGCGATGGCCTCTCTTTCAATGCAACAGCCTACCAATTTAAC AACTACCCCAGAACATTCCCGTGAAGTTTCCGAAGAGCCCATGGAACAAGACGATGCCAAATGA
- the Hdac4 gene encoding histone deacetylase 4 isoform X4, which translates to MYRVNQLVDVGYRSVDIASAFTHLPQKEMARDTPGSPMSRPRDLIGGVGGAAAALTSSAYHAASSDPNALHGHALQQKILELQQHHQLQQQILRQQYQAQERQLAELHEQQMHQLKLWEQHKQLEEQRREKERLEALRKKDKHDHSAIASTEVKQRLQSFLVNKKQREAAAAANGAVPGTPGYRSWLQQQSESAGTANASHPYRMPQVLQEKFADDFPLRKTASEPNLLKVRLKQRVERNMAASRNSPLMARRKDRLLSHLKRKSQLANPSSNPESGPNSPPTVNNSQTSPTAGSNAAAIQEETENTGYGSGLTSGSQQGSLSDLSLFSSPSMPNISLGRPHVPSGTGTTGTKLATVSEAEVRAAFTARLGMPLTGQMLPGTLPFYPSLTVIEGESPTAGYVHKQMQNLDHPSLTNRQQHPASMYHGASAATATPITDTQVAHARLQKAGHRPLGSRTQSAPLPLGHPMLQGGIISPQTHYEEYLAEKQLHDQQQAHNYLKQQIRQTVLTRVGSRGQANQLDEAPESEESEVIDLTGGKKDLPEESEISKQQRDREQFLQQQRDLMMRHTLQMSNESSTAYNSGTGSRSSQPCARPLSRALSSPLVHLGPQAAGAGDMFARSSSHRPTTGLAYDPLMLKHACVCGETVRGHPEHGGRLQSVWARLSETGLLQRCDRIRSRKATLEEIQTCHSEAHALLFGTNPMNRQKLDVSKLSQLPIKSFVRLPCGGVGVDSDTTWNELNTAPAARMAVGCVVDLALKTAMGDIKNGFAVVRPPGHHAETNQAMGFCFFNSVAIAARLLQQKLDVRKILILDWDVHHGNGTQQMFYDDPRVLYLSIHRHDEGNFFPGTGGPTECGAGEGLGYNVNIAWSGGLNPPMGDAEYLAAFRTIVMPIAKAFDPSIILVSAGFDAAVGHSPPLGGYKVSPACFGKMTQQLLSLADGKVVLALEGGYDLAAICDSAQECVRALLADEPSQLREEELTRTPCQNAIETLQKTIAIQMSHWPCVKLNAHTVAMSAIEAGQKERDESDTVSAMASLSMQQPTNLTTTPEHSREVSEEPMEQDDAK; encoded by the exons ATGTATCGCGTGAATCAGCTAGTAG ACGTGGGCTACAGAAGCGTCGACATCGCGTCCGCGTTTACGCATCTACCACAGAAAG AAATGGCCAGAGACACGCCGGGTTCGCCAATGTCTAGACCGAGGGACTTGATCGGCGGAGTTGGCGGTGCTGCGGCCGCTTTGACGTCCAGCGCGTATCATGCTGCTTCCAGCGATCCGAATGCCCTTCACGGTCACGCATTGCAGCAAAAGATACTGGAG TTGCAACAGCATCATCAGCTTCAGCAACAGATTCTGCGGCAACAGTATCAAGCGCAAGAACGGCAGCTGGCCGAGCTACACGAGCAGCAGATGCATCAGCTAAAG CTCTGGGAGCAACACAAGCAACTGGAGGAACagaggagggagaaagagagactgGAAGCTCTTAGGAAGAAGGACAAGCACGATCACAGCGCGATCGCCTCGACGGAAGTGAAGCAACGGCTTCAG AGTTTCCTCGTGAACAAGAAACAGAGGGAGGCTGCGGCTGCGGCAAATGGAGCCGTACCCGGTACACCTGGATACAGAAGCTG GTTACAACAGCAATCGGAATCGGCTGGCACCGCGAACGCTTCGCATCCCTACCGTATGCCGCAGGTGCTCCAGGAAAAGTTTGCCGATGACTTTCCCCTTCGAAAAACAG CCTCGGAGCCGAACCTGCTCAAGGTGCGACTAAAGCAACGCGTGGAGAGGAACATGGCCGCGTCGAGAAACTCACCCCTGATGGCACGTCGGAAGGATCGCCTGCTGTCGCACCTCAAGCGGAAGTCACAGCTAGCAA ATCCCAGCAGCAACCCGGAATCTGGGCCTAATTCCCCACCGACAGTGAACAATTCTCAAACGAGTCCCACGGCCGGAAGCAACGCGGCAGCGATTCAAGAA GAAACAGAGAACACCGGGTACGGTAGCGGGCTAACAAGTGGCAGCCAGCAGGGCAGTCTTTCGGATCTCTCGCTGTTCAGTTCCCCGTCCATGCCGAACATCTCGTTAGGCAGACCTCACGTACCATCCGGCACTGGCACG ACCGGCACAAAGTTGGCGACCGTGTCAGAGGCGGAAGTGCGGGCGGCGTTCACGGCGCGACTAGGAATGCCGCTCACCGGCCAGATGCTGCCCGGTACACTGCCGTTCTACCCGTCGTTGACGGTGATCGAGGGGGAATCACCGACCGCCGGTTACGTTCACAAACAGATGCAAAATTTGGATCATCCCTCGTTAACCAACAGGCAACAACATCCGGCCTCGATGTACCATGGCGCCTCGGCAGCAACAGCGACGCCCATCACGGACACGCAAGTAGCTCACGCGAGGCTGCAAAAGGCTGGTCACCGGCCTTTAGGTA GTAGGACTCAGTCCGCCCCGTTGCCGTTGGGTCATCCAATGTTGCAGGGCGGAATCATCAGCCCGCAGACGCATTACGAAGAGTACCTGGCGGAGAAGCAGCTGCACGATCAACAGCAAGCGCACAATTACCTGAAACAACAGATTCGGCAAACCGTGTTGACGCGAGTCGGGTCCCGGGGTCAGGCGAACCAGCTGGACGAAGCGCCGGAGAGCGAAGAGTCCGAGGTTATAGATCTGACGGGTGGGAAAAAGGATTTGCCCGAAGAGAGTGAGATCTCGAAGCAACAACGGGACCGCGAACAATTCCTTCAACAGCAGAGAGACCTGATGATGCGACACACGTTGCAAATGTCCAACGAGTCGTCGACGGCCTACAACAGCGGGACTGGTAGTAGGAGCAGTCAGCCGTGCGCGAGGCCATTGTCCAGGGCGCTCTCCAGTCCCTTGGTTCACTTGG GTCCTCAGGCTGCTGGCGCTGGTGACATGTTCGCGCGATCATCTTCCCACCGACCCACCACGGGCTTGGCCTACGATCCGTTGATGCTGAAACACGCCTGCGTCTGCGGCGAGACGGTCCGTGGCCACCCCGAGCACGGAGGCAGGTTGCAAAGCGTCTGGGCTCGACTCTCGGAGACGGGATTGTTGCAGAGGTGCGATCGCATACGATCGCGCAAGGCAACGCTCGAAGAGATTCAGACGTGTCACAGCGAAGCGCACGCACTTCTCTTCG GGACGAATCCGATGAACCGACAAAAGTTGGACGTGTCGAAGCTCTCTCAACTACCCATCAAGAGTTTCGTTCGACTTCCCTGCGGCGGAGTGGGCGTCGATTCCGACACGACGTGGAACGAACTGAATACCGCGCCGGCTGCTAGAATGGCTGTCGGCTGCGTCGTCGATCTGGCTCTTAAAACCGCCATGGGCGACATTAAAAATGGGTTCGCCGTCGTACGACCGCCGGGGCATCACGCGGAAACCAATCAAGCCATGGGTTTCTGTTTCTTCAACTCGGTTGCGATCGCTGCGCGATTGCTCCAGCAGAAGCTCGACGTTCGGAAAATCTTGATCTTGGATTGG GACGTCCACCATGGGAACGGAACGCAGCAGATGTTTTACGACGATCCACGGGTGCTATATCTGTCGATACACAGGCACGACGAAGGTAACTTTTTTCCAGGAACCGGCGGCCCGACCGAGTGCGGTGCTGGCGAGGGCCTCGGCTATAACGTCAATATAGCCTGGTCCGGCGGATTGAATCCGCCAATGGGAGACGCCGAGTATCTCGCGGCATTTCGTACGATCGTCATGCCGATCGCCAAGGCGTTCGACCCGAGCATCATTCTGGTTTCGGCGGGTTTCGACGCCGCGGTTGGCCATTCGCCGCCCCTCGGTGGTTACAAGGTCAGCCCGGCTTGCTTCGGAAAGATGACGCAGCAATTACTAAGCCTCGCGGACGGCAAGGTCGTGCTCGCTCTCGAGGGCGGCTACGACCTGGCCGCGATCTGCGATTCCGCGCAAGAATGTGTCCGCGCTCTACTCGCTGACGAGCCCAGCCAACTTCGAGAGGAGGAACTCACTAGGACTCCCTGTCAAAACGCCATCGAAACATTACAAAAGACTATCGCCATTCAG ATGTCTCACTGGCCTTGCGTCAAACTAAATGCTCATACAGTGGCGATGAGTGCGATCGAAGCTGGTCAAAAGGAGCGCGACGAGTCGGATACGGTCTCCGCGATGGCCTCTCTTTCAATGCAACAGCCTACCAATTTAAC AACTACCCCAGAACATTCCCGTGAAGTTTCCGAAGAGCCCATGGAACAAGACGATGCCAAATGA
- the Hdac4 gene encoding histone deacetylase 4 isoform X3, whose amino-acid sequence MQGAVNVGENRMSSEQPRASAVATKDVGYRSVDIASAFTHLPQKEMARDTPGSPMSRPRDLIGGVGGAAAALTSSAYHAASSDPNALHGHALQQKILELQQHHQLQQQILRQQYQAQERQLAELHEQQMHQLKLWEQHKQLEEQRREKERLEALRKKDKHDHSAIASTEVKQRLQSFLVNKKQREAAAAANGAVPGTPGYRSWLQQQSESAGTANASHPYRMPQVLQEKFADDFPLRKTASEPNLLKVRLKQRVERNMAASRNSPLMARRKDRLLSHLKRKSQLANPSSNPESGPNSPPTVNNSQTSPTAGSNAAAIQEETENTGYGSGLTSGSQQGSLSDLSLFSSPSMPNISLGRPHVPSGTGTTGTKLATVSEAEVRAAFTARLGMPLTGQMLPGTLPFYPSLTVIEGESPTAGYVHKQMQNLDHPSLTNRQQHPASMYHGASAATATPITDTQVAHARLQKAGHRPLGSRTQSAPLPLGHPMLQGGIISPQTHYEEYLAEKQLHDQQQAHNYLKQQIRQTVLTRVGSRGQANQLDEAPESEESEVIDLTGGKKDLPEESEISKQQRDREQFLQQQRDLMMRHTLQMSNESSTAYNSGTGSRSSQPCARPLSRALSSPLVHLGPQAAGAGDMFARSSSHRPTTGLAYDPLMLKHACVCGETVRGHPEHGGRLQSVWARLSETGLLQRCDRIRSRKATLEEIQTCHSEAHALLFGTNPMNRQKLDVSKLSQLPIKSFVRLPCGGVGVDSDTTWNELNTAPAARMAVGCVVDLALKTAMGDIKNGFAVVRPPGHHAETNQAMGFCFFNSVAIAARLLQQKLDVRKILILDWDVHHGNGTQQMFYDDPRVLYLSIHRHDEGNFFPGTGGPTECGAGEGLGYNVNIAWSGGLNPPMGDAEYLAAFRTIVMPIAKAFDPSIILVSAGFDAAVGHSPPLGGYKVSPACFGKMTQQLLSLADGKVVLALEGGYDLAAICDSAQECVRALLADEPSQLREEELTRTPCQNAIETLQKTIAIQMSHWPCVKLNAHTVAMSAIEAGQKERDESDTVSAMASLSMQQPTNLTTTPEHSREVSEEPMEQDDAK is encoded by the exons ATGCAGGGTGCGGTGAATGTTGGAGAAAACAGAATGTCCAGCGAGCAACCGCGAGCAAGCGCAGTTGCGACCAAAG ACGTGGGCTACAGAAGCGTCGACATCGCGTCCGCGTTTACGCATCTACCACAGAAAG AAATGGCCAGAGACACGCCGGGTTCGCCAATGTCTAGACCGAGGGACTTGATCGGCGGAGTTGGCGGTGCTGCGGCCGCTTTGACGTCCAGCGCGTATCATGCTGCTTCCAGCGATCCGAATGCCCTTCACGGTCACGCATTGCAGCAAAAGATACTGGAG TTGCAACAGCATCATCAGCTTCAGCAACAGATTCTGCGGCAACAGTATCAAGCGCAAGAACGGCAGCTGGCCGAGCTACACGAGCAGCAGATGCATCAGCTAAAG CTCTGGGAGCAACACAAGCAACTGGAGGAACagaggagggagaaagagagactgGAAGCTCTTAGGAAGAAGGACAAGCACGATCACAGCGCGATCGCCTCGACGGAAGTGAAGCAACGGCTTCAG AGTTTCCTCGTGAACAAGAAACAGAGGGAGGCTGCGGCTGCGGCAAATGGAGCCGTACCCGGTACACCTGGATACAGAAGCTG GTTACAACAGCAATCGGAATCGGCTGGCACCGCGAACGCTTCGCATCCCTACCGTATGCCGCAGGTGCTCCAGGAAAAGTTTGCCGATGACTTTCCCCTTCGAAAAACAG CCTCGGAGCCGAACCTGCTCAAGGTGCGACTAAAGCAACGCGTGGAGAGGAACATGGCCGCGTCGAGAAACTCACCCCTGATGGCACGTCGGAAGGATCGCCTGCTGTCGCACCTCAAGCGGAAGTCACAGCTAGCAA ATCCCAGCAGCAACCCGGAATCTGGGCCTAATTCCCCACCGACAGTGAACAATTCTCAAACGAGTCCCACGGCCGGAAGCAACGCGGCAGCGATTCAAGAA GAAACAGAGAACACCGGGTACGGTAGCGGGCTAACAAGTGGCAGCCAGCAGGGCAGTCTTTCGGATCTCTCGCTGTTCAGTTCCCCGTCCATGCCGAACATCTCGTTAGGCAGACCTCACGTACCATCCGGCACTGGCACG ACCGGCACAAAGTTGGCGACCGTGTCAGAGGCGGAAGTGCGGGCGGCGTTCACGGCGCGACTAGGAATGCCGCTCACCGGCCAGATGCTGCCCGGTACACTGCCGTTCTACCCGTCGTTGACGGTGATCGAGGGGGAATCACCGACCGCCGGTTACGTTCACAAACAGATGCAAAATTTGGATCATCCCTCGTTAACCAACAGGCAACAACATCCGGCCTCGATGTACCATGGCGCCTCGGCAGCAACAGCGACGCCCATCACGGACACGCAAGTAGCTCACGCGAGGCTGCAAAAGGCTGGTCACCGGCCTTTAGGTA GTAGGACTCAGTCCGCCCCGTTGCCGTTGGGTCATCCAATGTTGCAGGGCGGAATCATCAGCCCGCAGACGCATTACGAAGAGTACCTGGCGGAGAAGCAGCTGCACGATCAACAGCAAGCGCACAATTACCTGAAACAACAGATTCGGCAAACCGTGTTGACGCGAGTCGGGTCCCGGGGTCAGGCGAACCAGCTGGACGAAGCGCCGGAGAGCGAAGAGTCCGAGGTTATAGATCTGACGGGTGGGAAAAAGGATTTGCCCGAAGAGAGTGAGATCTCGAAGCAACAACGGGACCGCGAACAATTCCTTCAACAGCAGAGAGACCTGATGATGCGACACACGTTGCAAATGTCCAACGAGTCGTCGACGGCCTACAACAGCGGGACTGGTAGTAGGAGCAGTCAGCCGTGCGCGAGGCCATTGTCCAGGGCGCTCTCCAGTCCCTTGGTTCACTTGG GTCCTCAGGCTGCTGGCGCTGGTGACATGTTCGCGCGATCATCTTCCCACCGACCCACCACGGGCTTGGCCTACGATCCGTTGATGCTGAAACACGCCTGCGTCTGCGGCGAGACGGTCCGTGGCCACCCCGAGCACGGAGGCAGGTTGCAAAGCGTCTGGGCTCGACTCTCGGAGACGGGATTGTTGCAGAGGTGCGATCGCATACGATCGCGCAAGGCAACGCTCGAAGAGATTCAGACGTGTCACAGCGAAGCGCACGCACTTCTCTTCG GGACGAATCCGATGAACCGACAAAAGTTGGACGTGTCGAAGCTCTCTCAACTACCCATCAAGAGTTTCGTTCGACTTCCCTGCGGCGGAGTGGGCGTCGATTCCGACACGACGTGGAACGAACTGAATACCGCGCCGGCTGCTAGAATGGCTGTCGGCTGCGTCGTCGATCTGGCTCTTAAAACCGCCATGGGCGACATTAAAAATGGGTTCGCCGTCGTACGACCGCCGGGGCATCACGCGGAAACCAATCAAGCCATGGGTTTCTGTTTCTTCAACTCGGTTGCGATCGCTGCGCGATTGCTCCAGCAGAAGCTCGACGTTCGGAAAATCTTGATCTTGGATTGG GACGTCCACCATGGGAACGGAACGCAGCAGATGTTTTACGACGATCCACGGGTGCTATATCTGTCGATACACAGGCACGACGAAGGTAACTTTTTTCCAGGAACCGGCGGCCCGACCGAGTGCGGTGCTGGCGAGGGCCTCGGCTATAACGTCAATATAGCCTGGTCCGGCGGATTGAATCCGCCAATGGGAGACGCCGAGTATCTCGCGGCATTTCGTACGATCGTCATGCCGATCGCCAAGGCGTTCGACCCGAGCATCATTCTGGTTTCGGCGGGTTTCGACGCCGCGGTTGGCCATTCGCCGCCCCTCGGTGGTTACAAGGTCAGCCCGGCTTGCTTCGGAAAGATGACGCAGCAATTACTAAGCCTCGCGGACGGCAAGGTCGTGCTCGCTCTCGAGGGCGGCTACGACCTGGCCGCGATCTGCGATTCCGCGCAAGAATGTGTCCGCGCTCTACTCGCTGACGAGCCCAGCCAACTTCGAGAGGAGGAACTCACTAGGACTCCCTGTCAAAACGCCATCGAAACATTACAAAAGACTATCGCCATTCAG ATGTCTCACTGGCCTTGCGTCAAACTAAATGCTCATACAGTGGCGATGAGTGCGATCGAAGCTGGTCAAAAGGAGCGCGACGAGTCGGATACGGTCTCCGCGATGGCCTCTCTTTCAATGCAACAGCCTACCAATTTAAC AACTACCCCAGAACATTCCCGTGAAGTTTCCGAAGAGCCCATGGAACAAGACGATGCCAAATGA